From Acidobacteriota bacterium, a single genomic window includes:
- a CDS encoding TldD/PmbA family protein → MSDAIALADQAVSVLSGMKLEAEIYLEDNSVTSVCVAGGKTESLELKEERGAGIRIFDGGRVGFAHTADLSAQGIRDAAAAARSFAAHTDPDAANRLPAIEASAVADPDPGDLAIGRLEAYRKAAIARAMEEAARAVDPRITRVRQARYTDVVGRVEIRSTSGVSRGAPFARVYGSIELHAEENGESQSGYATDYALRFSSLDPFKIGREAARKALAKLGATRPATRRTDIVFTPEVTGDLLEAFMPALGADNVLKGKSIFAGKIGGRIASPIVDLVDDGRFPGGNRTFPFDGEGNATRRNVLVEGGILRGYLHNAYTSTKMSCAPTGNAFRPSYSGPPRISPNMIYFVPQAATREEILSRVKSGFCISEVMGLHTVDPITGEFSLGAFGQAIENGALTHAVTGIGFAGTVSELLSNVEGVASDLRMLPSGSGGSTLLVRSVSISGT, encoded by the coding sequence ATGAGCGACGCGATCGCCCTCGCCGATCAGGCCGTGTCGGTCCTCTCGGGGATGAAGCTCGAGGCCGAGATCTACCTCGAGGACAACTCCGTCACCAGCGTCTGCGTCGCGGGAGGGAAGACGGAGAGCCTCGAGCTGAAAGAGGAGCGCGGCGCGGGGATCCGCATCTTCGACGGCGGGCGCGTCGGCTTCGCGCACACCGCCGATCTCTCGGCGCAGGGGATCCGCGACGCGGCCGCCGCCGCCCGGTCGTTCGCGGCGCACACCGACCCCGACGCCGCCAACCGCCTCCCCGCGATCGAGGCCTCCGCCGTCGCCGATCCCGACCCGGGGGATCTTGCCATCGGCCGCCTGGAGGCGTACCGCAAGGCGGCGATCGCGCGCGCGATGGAGGAGGCGGCCCGGGCCGTCGATCCGAGGATCACGCGGGTGCGCCAGGCGCGCTACACCGACGTCGTCGGCCGCGTCGAGATCCGCAGCACCTCGGGAGTTTCCCGGGGCGCTCCGTTCGCGCGCGTGTACGGCTCGATCGAGCTGCACGCCGAGGAGAACGGAGAGTCCCAAAGCGGCTATGCGACCGACTACGCGCTCCGCTTCTCGTCGCTCGACCCCTTCAAGATCGGGCGCGAGGCGGCGCGCAAGGCGCTCGCCAAGCTTGGGGCCACGCGCCCCGCGACCCGGCGCACGGACATCGTCTTCACGCCGGAGGTGACGGGGGATCTCCTCGAGGCCTTCATGCCGGCCCTCGGCGCCGACAATGTCCTCAAGGGGAAGTCGATTTTCGCGGGAAAGATCGGCGGCCGGATCGCGTCGCCCATCGTCGATCTCGTGGACGACGGGAGGTTCCCGGGCGGCAACCGCACCTTCCCCTTCGACGGCGAGGGGAACGCGACGAGGCGCAACGTCCTCGTGGAGGGGGGGATCCTTCGCGGCTATCTCCACAACGCGTACACGTCGACGAAGATGTCGTGCGCCCCCACCGGGAACGCCTTCCGGCCATCGTACTCGGGCCCTCCGCGCATCTCCCCCAACATGATCTACTTCGTCCCGCAGGCCGCGACGCGAGAGGAGATCCTCTCCCGCGTGAAGAGCGGATTCTGCATCTCCGAGGTGATGGGGCTGCACACCGTCGATCCGATCACGGGGGAGTTCTCGCTCGGCGCCTTCGGGCAGGCGATCGAGAACGGGGCCCTCACGCACGCGGTGACCGGCATCGGCTTCGCCGGGACGGTCAGCGAGCTCCTCTCGAACGTCGAGGGTGTGGCTTCGGACCTCCGAATGCTGCCGTCGGGGAGCGGGGGGTCGACCCTCCTGGTCCGATCCGTCTCCATCAGCGGCACCTGA
- a CDS encoding thrombospondin type 3 repeat-containing protein, which translates to MLRRRFPVTLLKGTIGLGLAVLLIAPVAVLWSVGQTSDDHGAKKSLALGPPGSYTPEMLATDLAFIQKSHRPMYERSTKLWTPEMGSPRLGQVGVGELGLPDTIILPMAKGSFRSNRPVAVADALKRDRANDPQSLKGEYFIAQLSQSAVAGKRNNEVRQALAATGAEIMDFVPNNAFLVRVKSKDQATFQASPLFSFVGPYEPAYKIHPTVGRNKLYSPERAAKDVIDLVVRLHRGEPSVDLEKDIVHGGGVINQKQPVESGQTILSVTVKTTEVARLAKHPEVYQITETPQWRSLDLVTSIQTEVGRFIDPRTTGGAFVRPFYNENIDGGGTYVTDPNTIAGCSPFNPATGNVDPNCYVVQPQFIGVVDNGYSLDSATLAHSTAAPCTSANPTCTAAGLGTGLGVGPTHRKVEMFVKSTDKNHDGVADDTGQGDFLSCDSLSSGGDSHGQVTVGTMAGNPSGGQFGLGFFFSDVDNSNQFFSYFSDTNEKNFPMDGQAPGARLLLIDAQGNGVPVVGPPPCATNLLSDVDTGPSVLDEVQALAFRRDINGLAATTLDPRGAKIVVLPFGSPTNFDNNIFNGQGTYAGNASDIDAFLFANRRVLTVVPVGNDGADPLNGANVDPFTPTDANDTYTADDIQTQDLATGKNIVAVGANQTDTLSLSVAPTDQTEFALHFSSKGPATFASGRMSPMVLAPGSEPSIGARAREGAFSDDYFESHTVITSFDDDQSFSGGTLGAPELVRNQGKIGTSFSAAKVGGAAAQIRDYFAKGYYPKGIRGSGAARKDMSGALVKALIAGSADFLESDRIVDCSHKFCIQEGYGKVEIANILPLKSYPRTIRPLNASVLSLQPDTPVNILVADEYFDGGAGYGVVALGGSKEFKFTVDHGGASLRASLAWYDAAGETLTNNLDLEVQDGDFDRTVGNCGVPGLGYCGGALGCVPNPSACGACTIAQTPGNDAAYFDPTANNPFLRRFLGNNFRDRTQFSHHAECDANGVLDPAGADSVRDTANTTEMVYTYYINNTDVLLSIPANTQIGANQGTGSEGFFKAVVNFPDGPGVEVGAPNIPCVTPGPNAVLNTAPAGNDVILTTADGVSYIGSGVDNTGTVGVDEARCDTTAAGDDVQEVPNGVIGQAFGLVVTGPIRYGTVRGSKVELDKNVYDCSDTALTTTITEDTFPPPSATTISNRTTVQVVNAAGTVVDTEAGITFVNPIAANVFRVWRGQTFQNSGAIRVQYIGGLTPARNPIANNGLVEVNDGQTIRVVYADGDAGDPTITASSSVSCRPSINEAFAGLAVENVHQKFVAGGCDVGRFRGARGDFNFDAKEKVQYQVYFANHSSTILNDVQATLSCQNPVGATHNPCGYLTLLDPVQNIGRMPFGREGGAAWNIKVSETLKADVESNTLPGSERAVLMNVTFKATNSDFGAGLATQSFQFREALQADNQRLFYSTDNPAGGSAFVDYNRNGLIETRELANGGFREEREIRTFETWTGTSNAGLLTACGGGSCVPFNFDTNNGGLTTKLASDSKPGSGYPTGTQGWFYGTGGACGWQTQGGSLPASPKGIWHAGAGPIPNLGAGTCGNYVLPADATTGPTIEFVHFALTSPIFNKVNTGTDVRGFTFDARAEDLGWNENVFANDASAKMYAQIDMNIDDDGPTILGESQVYRPPFNTAGPRTNSVNGARRFGPLFDPSGAVGDEVGQAAPLASYDAGNFLQRPFMPYPAADSDGNGANGFTSDTRISTGSNCGAVPAGQPCRSAGFTTAAGPVRNRDIETGASFEDFNGASGTRFQFELNWQLTEGGTGASGWSIDDVRFEWSEQHPADQLSFTGGDCSLNNTPFPTCVANTCTSGPRSGQFCRSTHDDDCRLVAVEGTCVGAVVVCSLPSTNTGTCTTGLIGKSCCDQNDCDLGTCIAGNTSLGCSVDADCNLATNDCDAIRVRQAGPQGSAFTSGQCAVVNFEKLFTYDCTTSIKVTVQDDTPSLCGGGQGCSTTPRQVLVNARSLEQPLGNTYKLTETAPSSGVFTGDVQLSAVNQQPGVLFLGANSAENTNVVVSYQDPECDLNSDGVLNQSDFTDVDGDGVKNFGLDGVLNDQSGTVTFLTGGKASDDDNCFNGLTGTDIYNPVGLDQLGLGCIADPNHNLTGQCDHDNDGVGDICDNCPLVANADQLDTDKDGIGDVCEVLDIDHDGVPNTSDNCPSIYNPTQQGPPTHGGGSRFNRGFLCQSTQDNDGDGVVEGVDNCPNTLREEDGFGGTVVGPCPIGPGTCTASQSIAFTYNPDQRDTDNDGVGDVCDSEDYDGDGVINNVDNCPTFYNPADPAFQVQADSDGDGRGDDRRGQDTVGVCQPGNANAGVRCITVGTAANCITGGTGAFCIQSADPYCDYSSTDNNNDGVPDDLTQFATQLNCNYGPGGLGTAASEIAAVSLSAVLVTDDGTADPICTSGDPNPNNDPSIAEHCDSRTNASCDNPGFPGTGVCSNVPDGIVDPGEVASVRLTVANQTVDAQNNPRTLTNVTVGIRSGSPAVGCVLKGQTFLGTLPTTGTVQSAANALQFIISPLTGQSTVAVAAEAEFALTVAGDSIQGNGGNQTFKLTLDQDVQFFPAIANACGGTKLGGGLSGGHLTDAGALCEDFDTDRNGNGTFQWTRLFPSADPNDPFRGVPDPNDDVLGHSVDGGPIPFGVSGLICSTDVGFAAARATCHVVPTENDWHLHSRQEGCDATYDPTMTSACGPEAKAHSGFRAMHMGRHLNATSTLGDTYRLRQTSAFVMDPVNLGTASRLDFWHIITVCDDKCNNAGAGGTFAGGQIQVSLLNSGTGLYEPWQRITPTINGYNSVGQNIVVICEFDPGDDQNPPLNETICGNQPQWSDEGDWHGTDLTCTTDTDNDDPIDKDCGSSTNRTVAACSWISDPNCGSFLEHGSQGSGVWVREQFNLSAFAGRKARLRWLDQTGGGWGFGEYRSFLEPEPGGLSSQFFDVDDGWIIDDIRLTDLRTTAASIAPDNLDGLSTCPSQGDTNNCGVINLAIAGSAVDTRVGATSTNPPTLVLRAQSGDLRTGITLDARQSTAADDPNTVAVERGCSAGLLQYQWSELNPNGTVARVIQPFSAQANILVAVDKDTSYQVDARCSSDSGCASSRIVAVQVYTGDGSDLNNGGLLCKDTSGNVVACGTAAANAGTTSELDGLTMDHDPNTNTATLTWRSRPQVSGESGFDVFKRDVAAAGTDIFAGNVFAGGACFQNAQANGAVGTIVTKTDTVMPAAGHASLYMVGHSSTNTLAIAPLGFRPSVSSRANTLISAAVTCP; encoded by the coding sequence ATGTTGAGAAGAAGGTTTCCCGTCACACTCTTGAAGGGGACCATCGGGCTGGGCCTGGCGGTGCTCCTGATCGCTCCGGTAGCGGTCCTCTGGTCTGTGGGCCAGACATCGGACGATCATGGCGCCAAGAAGTCTCTGGCCCTTGGACCCCCGGGCTCGTACACGCCCGAGATGCTGGCGACCGATCTCGCGTTCATCCAGAAGTCGCACCGCCCGATGTACGAGCGGTCGACGAAGCTCTGGACCCCCGAGATGGGATCGCCCCGGCTGGGTCAAGTCGGCGTCGGCGAACTCGGCCTGCCCGATACGATCATCCTGCCGATGGCCAAGGGATCGTTCCGGAGCAACCGGCCGGTCGCCGTGGCGGACGCTCTGAAGAGAGACCGCGCGAACGACCCGCAGTCTCTGAAGGGCGAGTACTTCATCGCGCAGCTCAGCCAGAGCGCTGTCGCCGGAAAGCGTAACAACGAAGTCCGGCAGGCTCTCGCCGCGACGGGCGCCGAGATCATGGATTTCGTCCCGAACAACGCGTTCCTCGTTCGGGTCAAGTCCAAGGATCAGGCCACCTTCCAGGCCTCTCCCCTCTTCAGCTTTGTCGGTCCTTACGAGCCGGCGTACAAGATCCACCCCACCGTCGGCCGCAACAAGCTCTACAGCCCCGAGCGCGCCGCGAAGGACGTCATCGATCTCGTCGTCCGTCTGCACCGCGGCGAGCCGAGCGTGGACCTCGAGAAGGACATCGTTCACGGTGGCGGCGTCATCAACCAGAAGCAGCCGGTTGAGAGCGGCCAGACGATTCTTTCCGTGACCGTCAAGACCACCGAGGTCGCCAGGCTCGCGAAGCACCCCGAGGTCTATCAGATCACCGAGACGCCGCAGTGGCGGAGCCTCGACCTCGTCACCTCGATCCAGACCGAGGTCGGCCGCTTCATCGACCCGCGCACCACGGGCGGCGCGTTCGTGCGTCCGTTCTACAACGAGAACATCGACGGCGGCGGCACGTACGTCACCGACCCGAACACGATCGCCGGCTGCTCGCCCTTCAACCCGGCGACCGGCAACGTCGATCCGAACTGCTACGTCGTTCAGCCGCAGTTCATCGGTGTCGTTGACAACGGCTACTCGCTGGACTCGGCAACGCTGGCCCACAGCACCGCGGCTCCCTGCACGTCGGCCAACCCGACCTGCACGGCGGCCGGCCTCGGCACGGGCCTCGGCGTCGGTCCCACGCACCGCAAGGTCGAGATGTTCGTCAAGTCGACCGACAAGAACCACGACGGCGTCGCGGACGACACCGGCCAGGGCGATTTCCTCTCCTGTGACTCGCTCAGCTCCGGCGGCGACTCGCACGGTCAGGTGACCGTCGGCACGATGGCCGGCAACCCCTCGGGTGGCCAGTTCGGCCTCGGCTTCTTCTTCTCGGACGTCGACAACTCGAACCAGTTCTTCTCCTACTTTAGCGACACGAACGAGAAGAACTTCCCGATGGACGGCCAGGCTCCGGGCGCGCGTCTTCTTCTGATCGACGCCCAGGGGAACGGCGTTCCCGTCGTGGGTCCGCCGCCCTGCGCGACGAACCTCCTCAGCGACGTCGACACGGGACCGAGCGTTCTGGACGAGGTCCAGGCCCTCGCCTTCCGCCGTGACATCAATGGCCTCGCGGCGACCACGCTCGATCCGCGCGGCGCGAAGATCGTCGTCCTGCCCTTCGGCTCGCCGACGAACTTCGACAACAACATCTTCAACGGTCAGGGCACGTACGCCGGCAACGCCTCGGACATCGACGCGTTCCTCTTCGCGAACCGCCGGGTCCTCACCGTCGTGCCCGTGGGCAACGACGGCGCCGACCCGCTCAACGGTGCGAACGTCGATCCCTTCACGCCGACGGACGCGAACGACACGTACACGGCCGACGACATCCAGACTCAGGATCTCGCGACCGGGAAGAACATCGTGGCGGTCGGTGCCAACCAGACGGACACGCTCTCTCTGAGCGTCGCCCCGACGGACCAGACCGAGTTCGCGCTTCATTTCTCCTCGAAGGGTCCGGCCACCTTTGCTTCCGGCCGCATGTCCCCCATGGTTCTCGCCCCGGGCAGCGAGCCGTCCATCGGCGCGCGCGCTCGTGAGGGAGCCTTCTCCGACGACTACTTCGAGTCGCACACGGTCATCACGTCGTTCGACGACGATCAGTCGTTCAGCGGCGGAACGCTCGGCGCTCCCGAGCTGGTGCGGAACCAGGGCAAGATCGGGACGTCCTTCTCCGCGGCCAAGGTTGGCGGAGCGGCGGCCCAGATTCGCGACTACTTCGCGAAGGGGTACTACCCGAAGGGAATCCGTGGGAGCGGTGCGGCGCGCAAGGATATGAGCGGCGCGCTCGTCAAGGCTCTCATCGCGGGTTCGGCCGACTTCCTGGAGTCAGACCGCATCGTGGACTGCTCGCATAAGTTCTGCATCCAGGAAGGGTACGGGAAGGTTGAGATCGCGAACATCCTCCCGCTGAAGTCCTACCCGAGAACGATTCGGCCGTTGAACGCGAGCGTTCTGTCGCTCCAGCCTGACACGCCGGTCAACATCCTCGTCGCCGACGAGTACTTCGACGGTGGCGCGGGCTATGGCGTCGTGGCCCTCGGTGGTAGCAAGGAGTTCAAATTCACCGTGGACCATGGTGGTGCCTCGCTCAGGGCCTCGCTCGCCTGGTATGACGCGGCTGGCGAGACTCTGACGAACAACCTCGATCTAGAGGTGCAGGACGGTGACTTCGATCGCACCGTCGGCAACTGCGGCGTGCCCGGCCTCGGCTACTGCGGCGGCGCTCTTGGTTGCGTTCCGAACCCGTCCGCCTGCGGCGCGTGCACGATCGCCCAGACGCCGGGCAACGACGCGGCGTATTTCGATCCCACCGCCAACAACCCGTTCCTCCGCCGTTTCCTGGGCAACAACTTCCGTGACCGCACGCAGTTCAGCCATCACGCGGAGTGCGACGCCAACGGCGTCCTCGATCCTGCCGGTGCGGACAGCGTTCGTGACACGGCCAACACCACCGAGATGGTGTACACGTACTACATCAACAACACGGACGTCCTGCTCAGCATTCCGGCCAACACGCAGATCGGCGCCAACCAGGGGACAGGCAGCGAGGGCTTCTTCAAGGCCGTCGTCAACTTCCCGGATGGTCCGGGCGTCGAGGTAGGCGCTCCGAACATTCCCTGCGTCACGCCGGGACCCAATGCCGTGCTCAACACCGCTCCTGCCGGCAACGACGTCATCCTCACGACGGCGGACGGCGTGAGCTACATCGGCTCGGGCGTCGACAACACGGGCACCGTGGGCGTTGACGAGGCTCGTTGCGACACGACGGCCGCCGGCGACGACGTTCAGGAAGTCCCGAACGGCGTCATCGGTCAGGCCTTCGGCCTCGTGGTGACCGGCCCAATCCGCTACGGCACGGTTCGGGGCAGCAAGGTCGAGTTGGACAAGAACGTGTACGACTGCTCCGACACGGCCCTTACCACGACGATCACTGAAGACACGTTCCCGCCCCCCTCGGCGACGACGATCAGCAACCGGACGACGGTGCAGGTCGTGAACGCCGCGGGTACCGTGGTCGATACGGAAGCGGGAATCACGTTCGTGAACCCGATCGCAGCTAACGTTTTCCGCGTGTGGCGTGGTCAGACTTTCCAGAACTCGGGAGCCATCCGCGTCCAGTACATCGGCGGCCTGACCCCGGCGAGAAACCCGATCGCGAACAATGGGCTCGTCGAGGTCAACGACGGTCAGACCATCAGGGTGGTCTACGCCGACGGCGACGCCGGCGACCCGACGATCACCGCAAGCTCGTCGGTTTCCTGCCGGCCGAGCATCAACGAGGCGTTCGCGGGCCTCGCCGTCGAGAACGTCCACCAGAAGTTCGTCGCTGGTGGCTGCGACGTCGGCCGCTTCCGCGGCGCCCGAGGTGACTTCAACTTCGACGCCAAGGAAAAGGTCCAGTACCAGGTGTACTTCGCGAACCACAGCTCCACGATCCTCAACGATGTCCAGGCGACGCTCTCCTGCCAGAACCCGGTCGGGGCGACGCACAATCCCTGCGGTTACCTCACTCTCCTCGATCCGGTCCAGAACATCGGCCGGATGCCCTTCGGGCGAGAGGGGGGCGCCGCGTGGAACATCAAGGTCTCCGAGACTCTGAAGGCGGACGTCGAGAGCAACACGCTGCCCGGCTCAGAGCGCGCCGTCCTGATGAACGTGACGTTCAAGGCGACGAACTCGGACTTTGGGGCCGGTCTGGCCACGCAGAGCTTCCAGTTCCGCGAGGCGCTCCAGGCCGACAACCAGAGGCTCTTCTACAGCACCGACAACCCCGCGGGCGGCAGTGCGTTCGTCGACTACAACCGCAATGGTCTCATCGAGACCAGGGAGTTGGCGAACGGCGGCTTCCGCGAGGAGCGTGAGATCCGCACGTTCGAGACCTGGACCGGGACGTCGAACGCCGGGCTCCTGACGGCGTGCGGCGGCGGTTCCTGCGTTCCGTTCAACTTCGACACCAACAACGGTGGACTCACCACGAAGCTGGCGTCCGACAGCAAGCCGGGCTCCGGCTATCCGACCGGGACGCAGGGCTGGTTCTACGGAACCGGCGGCGCCTGCGGTTGGCAGACCCAGGGTGGATCGCTCCCGGCGTCACCCAAGGGCATCTGGCACGCCGGCGCCGGTCCGATCCCGAACCTCGGGGCCGGCACCTGCGGGAACTACGTCCTTCCGGCCGACGCCACCACGGGTCCGACGATCGAGTTCGTGCATTTCGCGTTGACCTCGCCGATCTTCAACAAGGTCAACACGGGAACTGACGTCCGCGGCTTCACGTTCGACGCCCGCGCCGAAGATCTCGGCTGGAACGAGAACGTGTTTGCCAACGACGCCAGCGCCAAGATGTACGCGCAGATCGACATGAACATCGACGACGACGGCCCGACGATTCTCGGTGAATCGCAGGTCTACCGTCCGCCGTTCAACACGGCAGGCCCCAGGACGAACTCCGTCAACGGCGCCCGCCGGTTCGGGCCGCTCTTCGACCCGAGCGGCGCGGTCGGCGACGAGGTCGGCCAGGCGGCCCCGCTGGCTTCCTACGATGCCGGCAACTTCCTGCAGCGGCCCTTCATGCCGTACCCGGCCGCGGACTCCGATGGCAACGGCGCCAACGGGTTCACGTCCGACACCCGCATCTCCACGGGCAGCAACTGCGGCGCAGTCCCGGCCGGTCAGCCCTGCAGATCTGCGGGCTTCACGACGGCGGCAGGTCCGGTCAGGAACCGTGACATCGAGACCGGTGCTTCGTTCGAGGACTTCAACGGCGCCTCCGGCACCCGCTTCCAGTTCGAACTGAACTGGCAGCTCACCGAGGGCGGCACCGGCGCGAGCGGCTGGTCGATTGACGACGTCCGGTTCGAGTGGTCCGAGCAGCATCCGGCGGATCAGCTCAGCTTCACCGGCGGCGACTGCAGCCTCAACAACACGCCGTTCCCGACCTGCGTGGCCAACACCTGCACCAGCGGGCCTCGCTCAGGTCAGTTCTGCCGCAGCACCCACGACGACGATTGCCGTCTGGTCGCGGTCGAGGGAACCTGCGTGGGAGCTGTTGTTGTCTGCTCGCTTCCAAGCACGAACACGGGAACCTGCACGACCGGTCTGATCGGCAAGTCATGCTGCGATCAGAACGACTGCGACCTGGGTACCTGCATCGCGGGAAACACCTCCCTTGGGTGCTCCGTCGATGCGGACTGCAACCTTGCGACGAACGACTGCGACGCGATCCGCGTCCGCCAGGCGGGGCCGCAGGGCTCGGCGTTCACCTCCGGCCAGTGCGCCGTGGTGAACTTCGAGAAGCTGTTCACCTATGACTGCACCACGAGCATCAAGGTCACGGTGCAGGACGACACTCCCTCGCTTTGTGGTGGCGGCCAGGGCTGCTCCACGACCCCGAGGCAGGTGCTCGTCAACGCCCGCAGCCTCGAGCAGCCCCTCGGCAACACGTACAAGCTGACCGAGACGGCTCCGAGCTCCGGCGTCTTCACCGGTGACGTTCAGCTCAGCGCCGTCAACCAGCAGCCGGGGGTTCTCTTCCTCGGAGCGAACTCGGCCGAGAACACGAACGTCGTCGTCTCCTACCAGGACCCCGAGTGCGATCTGAACAGCGACGGTGTCCTGAATCAGAGCGACTTCACCGACGTGGACGGTGACGGCGTCAAGAACTTCGGCCTCGACGGCGTCCTTAACGATCAGAGCGGGACCGTCACGTTCCTCACCGGCGGGAAGGCAAGCGACGACGACAACTGCTTCAACGGGTTGACCGGCACCGACATCTACAACCCGGTCGGTCTCGACCAGCTCGGCCTTGGTTGCATCGCCGATCCGAACCACAACCTGACCGGACAGTGCGACCACGACAACGACGGTGTCGGCGACATCTGCGACAACTGCCCGTTGGTCGCCAACGCCGATCAGCTCGACACCGACAAGGACGGCATCGGTGATGTCTGCGAGGTTCTGGACATCGACCACGATGGCGTTCCGAACACGTCGGACAACTGCCCGTCGATCTACAACCCGACGCAGCAGGGACCGCCGACGCACGGTGGCGGCAGCCGCTTCAACCGCGGCTTCCTCTGCCAGAGCACGCAGGACAACGACGGAGACGGAGTGGTCGAGGGCGTGGACAACTGCCCGAACACCCTTCGTGAAGAGGATGGATTCGGTGGAACCGTGGTGGGTCCGTGCCCGATCGGCCCGGGAACCTGCACGGCGAGTCAGTCCATAGCGTTCACCTACAACCCTGACCAGCGTGACACCGACAACGACGGAGTCGGCGACGTCTGCGACTCCGAGGACTACGATGGTGACGGTGTCATCAACAACGTCGACAACTGCCCCACCTTCTACAACCCGGCCGACCCTGCGTTCCAGGTTCAGGCCGATTCAGATGGTGACGGCCGAGGCGACGACCGCAGGGGCCAGGACACGGTGGGCGTCTGCCAGCCGGGCAACGCGAACGCGGGCGTCCGATGCATTACGGTCGGCACCGCGGCGAACTGCATCACGGGCGGCACCGGAGCGTTCTGTATCCAGTCAGCGGACCCGTACTGCGATTACAGTTCCACCGACAACAACAACGACGGCGTGCCGGACGACCTGACTCAGTTCGCCACGCAGCTCAACTGCAACTACGGCCCGGGCGGACTCGGCACGGCGGCCTCTGAAATCGCCGCGGTGTCCCTCTCGGCGGTGCTCGTCACGGACGACGGAACGGCAGACCCGATCTGCACTTCCGGCGACCCGAACCCGAACAACGATCCGTCGATCGCGGAGCACTGCGACTCGCGGACCAACGCGTCGTGCGACAATCCGGGATTCCCGGGTACCGGCGTGTGCAGCAACGTTCCGGACGGCATCGTGGACCCGGGCGAGGTTGCCTCGGTCCGCCTCACGGTCGCCAACCAGACCGTGGACGCCCAGAACAACCCGAGAACGCTGACCAACGTGACCGTTGGAATCCGCTCGGGCTCACCGGCGGTTGGATGTGTTCTGAAGGGCCAGACGTTCCTCGGGACCCTGCCGACCACCGGCACGGTTCAGTCGGCAGCCAACGCCCTGCAGTTCATCATCAGCCCGTTGACGGGTCAGTCGACGGTCGCAGTCGCCGCTGAGGCTGAGTTCGCCCTCACGGTGGCCGGCGATTCGATCCAGGGGAACGGCGGAAACCAGACGTTCAAACTGACGCTCGACCAGGACGTGCAGTTCTTCCCGGCCATCGCGAACGCGTGCGGCGGGACGAAGCTGGGCGGCGGGCTTTCCGGCGGTCACCTGACCGACGCGGGCGCCCTCTGCGAGGACTTCGATACGGACCGTAACGGCAACGGGACGTTCCAGTGGACGAGGCTCTTCCCGTCGGCCGATCCGAACGATCCGTTCCGTGGCGTGCCGGATCCGAATGACGACGTCCTCGGCCACTCGGTCGACGGCGGTCCCATTCCGTTCGGCGTGAGCGGTCTGATATGCTCGACCGACGTTGGTTTCGCGGCGGCGAGAGCGACCTGCCACGTTGTCCCGACCGAGAATGACTGGCACCTGCACTCCCGTCAGGAAGGGTGCGACGCGACCTACGACCCGACCATGACGTCCGCTTGCGGTCCGGAAGCGAAGGCCCACAGCGGATTCCGCGCGATGCACATGGGGCGCCATTTGAATGCCACGAGCACCCTGGGTGACACCTACCGGTTGAGGCAGACCTCGGCCTTCGTCATGGATCCGGTGAACCTCGGCACGGCCTCCCGCCTCGACTTCTGGCACATCATCACGGTGTGTGATGACAAGTGCAACAACGCGGGCGCGGGCGGAACGTTTGCGGGCGGACAGATTCAGGTCAGCCTGCTGAACAGCGGCACGGGCCTCTACGAGCCGTGGCAGAGAATCACCCCGACGATCAACGGGTACAACTCCGTGGGACAGAACATCGTCGTCATCTGCGAGTTCGACCCCGGTGACGATCAGAACCCGCCGCTCAACGAGACCATCTGCGGGAACCAGCCGCAGTGGTCCGACGAGGGCGACTGGCACGGTACGGACCTGACCTGCACGACCGACACGGACAACGACGATCCGATCGACAAGGACTGCGGTTCGTCGACGAACAGGACCGTGGCGGCATGCAGTTGGATCAGCGACCCGAACTGCGGCTCGTTCCTCGAGCATGGCAGCCAGGGAAGCGGTGTGTGGGTGCGTGAGCAGTTCAACCTCAGCGCCTTCGCGGGTCGCAAGGCCCGCCTCCGGTGGCTCGATCAGACCGGTGGTGGCTGGGGCTTCGGTGAATACCGCTCGTTCCTCGAGCCGGAGCCCGGTGGTCTGTCTTCGCAGTTCTTCGATGTCGACGACGGATGGATCATCGACGATATCCGCCTGACGGACCTCCGTACGACGGCGGCCTCCATCGCTCCGGATAACCTCGACGGACTGTCCACCTGCCCGAGCCAGGGCGACACCAACAACTGCGGTGTCATCAACCTGGCGATCGCGGGAAGCGCGGTGGATACAAGAGTGGGCGCTACGTCCACCAACCCGCCGACTCTCGTCCTGAGAGCCCAGTCGGGCGATCTGCGCACGGGGATCACGCTCGATGCACGTCAGAGCACGGCGGCGGACGATCCGAACACCGTGGCGGTCGAGAGAGGTTGCAGCGCGGGCCTCCTCCAGTACCAGTGGAGCGAGCTGAACCCGAACGGCACGGTGGCTCGAGTCATCCAGCCGTTCTCGGCTCAGGCGAACATCCTCGTGGCGGTCGACAAGGACACCTCGTACCAGGTCGACGCGAGGTGCTCGTCGGATTCCGGCTGCGCCTCGAGCCGGATCGTGGCGGTCCAGGTCTACACCGGAGACGGTAGCGACCTGAACAACGGTGGTCTGCTGTGCAAGGACACGTCCGGAAACGTCGTCGCATGCGGTACGGCGGCGGCGAATGCCGGTACGACGTCCGAGCTCGATGGACTGACCATGGATCACGACCCGAACACGAACACGGCGACTCTCACGTGGCGCTCGAGACCTCAGGTCTCGGGTGAGAGCGGATTCGACGTGTTCAAGCGGGATGTGGCAGCGGCTGGAACGGACATCTTCGCCGGCAACGTCTTCGCCGGTGGGGCGTGCTTCCAGAACGCTCAGGCGAACGGTGCCGTCGGAACGATCGTGACCAAGACGGACACGGTCATGCCGGCCGCCGGACATGCAAGCCTGTACATGGTTGGCCACAGCAGCACCAACACGCTGGCGATCGCGCCTCTCGGCTTCCGTCCCTCGGTGAGCTCGAGAGCGAACACGCTCATCAGCGCTGCGGTGACCTGCCCGTAG